AGTGGTCCGGCTGCGATAGTTGATGCAGTCGTGGTCGCGCAGGTCGCGAGGGTGCTTCGGCTTGCCACGAGCCGCGAAGTACGCGGGCGAGCCCACCACGTGCATGACGATGTCGCCGCTCACGGGGATGGCGATCATCTCGCGGTCCACGAGCTCCCCGACGCGGAAGCCCGCGTCGAAGCCCTGCTGGACGATGTCGACGAGCGCGTCCTCCAGGTGGATGTCCACGCGGATGTCGGGATGGGCGGCGAGGAACTCCGCCAGGCGCGGGCCGAGCACCTCCTGGTAGCCATACCGGGGCAGGGTCAGGCGCAGCAGCCCCGTGGGCCGGTCGCGAAGCTCGCCCAGGGACTCGAAGGCGTCCTGCACGCCGTGCATCGCGGGTTCGAGCCGCGACAGGAAGCGCGCGCCGGCCTCGGTGAGGCCCACGCTGCGGGTGGTGCGTTGGAGGAGCCGCACGCCGACGCGCTCTTCCAGGGCCCGGAGGCTCTGGCTCACCGCGGAAGGGGTGACCCCGAGCTCCGACGCCGCGGTGGTGAAGCTGCGTCTGCGAGCCACCGCGAGGAAAGCCATCAGGCCGGAGAGGTCGTCGCGCATTCCTTAGCGTAGCTACAAAGTGCATCCAGAGACGACGCGTTTCGGAGCGAAGGGCCGGGGCGTACTTCATGGGCCACGGAGGCAGTCATGAACGCACAGGGCAAGGTCTGGTTCGTCACGGGGTCGTCGTCGGGGTTTGGCCGCAACATCGTGGAGGAGGTCATCGCCAGGGGGGAGCGCGTGGTCGCGACGGCGAGAGACCCGCGCACGCTGGAGGACCTGGTGGCGAGGGCCCCGGACCAGGTGCTCGCGCTCCGGCTGGACGTGACGAAGCCAGAGCAGGTGCAGGAGTCCATCACGGCGGCGCTGAAGCACTTCGGGGCCATCGACGTGCTGGTGAACAACGCGGGCTACACGGTGTTGGGCGCGGTGGAGGAGACGAGCGACGCGGAGCTGCGGGCGGTCTTCGAGCCGCTCTTCTTCGGAGCGGTGGCGATGACGCGAGCGGTGCTGCCGCACATGCGCGAGCGGCGGACGGGCATCCTCGTGCAGGTCTCGAGTCTGACCGGACTGGTCGGGTACCCGGGCGCGGGGGCGTACAGCGCGGCGAAGCACGCGCTGGAAGGCATCTCCGAAGCGCTGGCGAAAGAGGTCGCGCCCTTCGGAGTGAAGGTGCTCCTCGTGGAGCCGGGAATGTTCCGCACGAAGCTGCTGGGCTCCGGGTTCCGGCCGATGCCAGAGCTGCCTGCCTACGCGGAGTCGATGGGTCCCACGAGAGCCTGGGTGGCGCAGTCCGCCGGCACGCAGTCCGGGGACCCGGTGAAGGCCGCGAAGGCCATCGTGGACGCGGTGGCCGCCGGAGCCCCGACGCTGCGCTTGTTCCTGGGGTCGGACGCCCCGGCGGCCATCCGCGAGAAGCTCGCGCAGGTGCAGGACGACGTGAACCGTACGGAGCAACTCGCACTGTCGATGGGCTTCTGAGCCGGGAGCCCCAGGAAACGGGCAATGAACCGCCAGACGCGCGGAGCCCACCGGCCCACGTGAAGCAGTCCGCCCTCCCTTGGATGTTCCACGGCATGGGTCCGTTCACTGGCACTGGTGACTGGGGCATCGGACAAGCCTTCCAAGACCGTGCCCATCATGTCCTCGGCGCACGTCCCACCGGATTCGGATGGGACGCGCACCGCGAGTGCTGGAATCACCGACATCCCGTTGTCAGACTCCACGGGGGAGGCTTTCTCGTCGGGGCGAGTTGAGACCCCAGGCACCTCGGTGTCCCCGGTGACTGGCTCGCAGTGACTGTCCGGAGAGGGAGAGGCAGGCTCCTTGGGGGGAGGAGCGAAGGCGTTCAGGACGCGCTCGTCGCGCGCCTTGAGCAATGCCGGTAGCTCGTGCTGGAGGGGCTGTGGGTCGCGCTCGGACAGGATTCTCATGGCGCAGAGAGCCCACTCGCGTAGCGCCTCGCCACCCATGAAGGGCTGCAGCCGGGTTGCTCCTCCCAGGAAGGCCCGATGCAGGGACTGCACGAGGAGCACATGCCCGGGACGATCCGCCACCCGGGCCGCCAGCCGCAGCAACTCGAATTCCACCTGTGCGCAGTAGGTCCCATCCTCCCAGTGCGCCGCGTCCTGGAGCTGGAAGCACGTGTACCTCAGCCGGTCCAGGTCGAGGTCCGAGG
The sequence above is drawn from the Corallococcus sp. NCRR genome and encodes:
- a CDS encoding LysR family transcriptional regulator translates to MRDDLSGLMAFLAVARRRSFTTAASELGVTPSAVSQSLRALEERVGVRLLQRTTRSVGLTEAGARFLSRLEPAMHGVQDAFESLGELRDRPTGLLRLTLPRYGYQEVLGPRLAEFLAAHPDIRVDIHLEDALVDIVQQGFDAGFRVGELVDREMIAIPVSGDIVMHVVGSPAYFAARGKPKHPRDLRDHDCINYRSRTTGGLLRWGLSDGGKRIEAAVEGLVTFDDAELVLDAAVAGLGLAYVPESRVQQLLAEKRLVRVLEPYSATLPGFFLYYPSRVQVAPKLKALIDFFKLKRRR
- a CDS encoding oxidoreductase — encoded protein: MNAQGKVWFVTGSSSGFGRNIVEEVIARGERVVATARDPRTLEDLVARAPDQVLALRLDVTKPEQVQESITAALKHFGAIDVLVNNAGYTVLGAVEETSDAELRAVFEPLFFGAVAMTRAVLPHMRERRTGILVQVSSLTGLVGYPGAGAYSAAKHALEGISEALAKEVAPFGVKVLLVEPGMFRTKLLGSGFRPMPELPAYAESMGPTRAWVAQSAGTQSGDPVKAAKAIVDAVAAGAPTLRLFLGSDAPAAIREKLAQVQDDVNRTEQLALSMGF